The Falsibacillus pallidus genome window below encodes:
- the rnpA gene encoding ribonuclease P protein component, with product MKKEYRIKKNDEFQKVFKRGKSTANRQFVVYVLKKEEQEHFRIGLSVSKKIGNAVKRNEIKRYVRQFFLEVKDEIQKGNDYIIIARKPAAEMDFHEVKKSLLHVFSRANVLGKPKIGNSVKNKRMQGGKSG from the coding sequence ATGAAAAAAGAGTATCGAATCAAGAAGAATGATGAATTTCAGAAGGTTTTCAAGAGAGGCAAATCGACGGCTAACCGCCAATTTGTTGTATATGTATTGAAAAAAGAAGAGCAGGAGCATTTTCGGATCGGCCTGTCTGTCAGCAAGAAGATCGGAAATGCCGTGAAGCGCAATGAGATCAAACGCTATGTTCGCCAATTTTTCCTTGAAGTAAAGGATGAAATTCAAAAAGGGAACGATTATATTATCATCGCCAGGAAACCGGCGGCCGAAATGGATTTTCATGAGGTGAAAAAAAGCCTGCTTCACGTTTTTAGCCGTGCCAATGTATTGGGGAAGCCCAAAATTGGAAATAGTGTTAAAAACAAACGAATGCAGGGAGGAAAAAGCGGTTGA
- the spoIIIJ gene encoding YidC family membrane integrase SpoIIIJ, which yields MKKRIFLLIAICALSLAVAGCSQMNDPIDSSSQGFWNEYIVYPLSWLILKIADLTGNFGVSIILVTLLIRLVIMPFMVKQTQNTKAMQSIQGELDELKQKYPSRDGKSQQMLQRETMELFQKSGVNPLAGCLPLIIQMPILIGFYHAISRTKDIAGHSFLWFDLGAPDPLYVLPLIAGVTTFIQQRMMTGGMASQNPQMAMMVWIMPVMIIIFAINFPAALSLYWVVGNIFMIIQTYIINGPGLSGGTLVSGHSGGAKR from the coding sequence TTGAAAAAAAGAATATTTCTTTTGATTGCCATTTGTGCACTTTCGTTGGCAGTCGCTGGATGTTCTCAGATGAATGACCCGATCGATTCGAGCAGCCAGGGCTTCTGGAATGAATACATCGTCTATCCTTTGTCATGGCTGATTTTAAAAATAGCAGATCTGACAGGGAATTTTGGTGTTTCCATTATCCTTGTCACCCTGCTGATCAGACTGGTCATCATGCCTTTTATGGTCAAACAGACTCAAAATACAAAAGCGATGCAATCCATCCAGGGGGAACTGGATGAGTTGAAGCAAAAATACCCTTCAAGAGATGGCAAGAGCCAGCAGATGCTGCAGAGGGAAACGATGGAGCTTTTCCAAAAAAGCGGAGTCAATCCGCTGGCAGGATGCCTCCCACTCATTATTCAGATGCCGATATTAATAGGTTTTTACCATGCAATCAGCCGGACAAAAGACATTGCGGGGCATAGTTTTTTATGGTTCGACCTTGGGGCGCCTGACCCGTTGTATGTCCTACCATTAATTGCTGGCGTCACGACCTTTATCCAGCAGAGGATGATGACAGGCGGAATGGCCTCTCAGAATCCGCAGATGGCCATGATGGTTTGGATCATGCCCGTCATGATCATTATATTTGCCATTAATTTCCCTGCTGCGCTATCTTTATATTGGGTTGTAGGAAATATTTTCATGATTATTCAAACATATATTATCAATGGACCAGGATTAAGCGGGGGTACACTTGTTTCTGGCCATTCAGGGGGAGCGAAAAGGTGA
- the jag gene encoding RNA-binding cell elongation regulator Jag/EloR has protein sequence MKEVTATGQTIEEAVESALAQLKTTRDRMELQVIDEGKKGFLGLFGSRPAIVKAKLKYDPISEVKKFLMDVTRNMGVDAQIDVKREGKVLDIYFSGEKMALLIGKRGQTLNSLQYLTQLFVNRQGDQFMNVILNAEDYREKRKETLMDLAGKMASKAVRTKRPVKLEPMPSFERKVIHAALVSNRQVKTHSEGAEPNRYLVINPVSQPAGKKPKY, from the coding sequence GTGAAAGAGGTAACTGCGACTGGACAAACGATTGAAGAAGCAGTGGAATCAGCTCTTGCTCAGCTAAAAACAACTAGAGACCGTATGGAACTTCAAGTGATTGATGAAGGGAAGAAGGGATTCCTCGGATTATTCGGGAGCCGTCCTGCCATCGTTAAAGCAAAGCTGAAGTATGATCCGATCAGCGAGGTAAAAAAATTCCTTATGGATGTAACGAGGAACATGGGCGTCGATGCCCAAATTGATGTGAAGCGGGAAGGAAAAGTACTGGATATTTATTTTTCCGGTGAAAAAATGGCGCTTTTGATTGGAAAAAGAGGTCAGACACTGAATTCCCTGCAATATTTGACGCAGCTTTTCGTCAATAGACAGGGTGATCAGTTCATGAACGTCATTTTGAATGCAGAGGACTACCGCGAAAAGAGGAAAGAAACCTTGATGGACCTCGCCGGAAAAATGGCTTCAAAGGCCGTTCGGACAAAACGTCCGGTCAAACTCGAGCCAATGCCGTCATTTGAGCGGAAAGTGATCCATGCAGCACTTGTGAGCAATAGACAAGTGAAAACACATTCTGAAGGCGCGGAGCCAAACCGGTATCTGGTCATCAATCCCGTTTCGCAGCCGGCAGGAAAAAAACCGAAATATTGA
- the mnmE gene encoding tRNA uridine-5-carboxymethylaminomethyl(34) synthesis GTPase MnmE, translated as MEFDTIAAISTPMGEGAIAIVRLSGDEAFLIADKIFKGPGNKKLSTQASHTIHYGHIVDPKTDVVVEEVMVSLMRGPRTFTREDVVEINCHGGLVSVNRVLQLILNQGARLAEPGEFTKRAFLNGRIDLSQAEAVMDLIRAKTDRAMNVAMGQMEGRLSKLIQKLRQEILETLAHVEVNIDYPEYDDVEEMTHKMLIEKAQFVREEIVKLIRTSEQGKILREGLSTVIIGRPNVGKSSLLNSLVHENKAIVTDIPGTTRDVIEEYVNVRGVPLRLVDTAGIRETEDIVERIGVERSRKVLKEADLILLVLNYSDELTIEDENLFKAVEGMDVIVIINKTDLPEKINMDKVKALAKDHKIVSTSLLQEQGVDELEEAISTLFFAGSIESGDMTYVSNSRHVALLNQALNAIEEAINGVEMGTPIDIVQIDLTRTWELLGEITGDTVHESLIDQLFSQFCLGK; from the coding sequence ATGGAATTTGATACAATTGCAGCCATTTCCACTCCGATGGGGGAGGGCGCCATTGCCATTGTGCGGCTGAGCGGAGACGAAGCCTTTTTGATCGCCGATAAGATTTTTAAAGGGCCGGGAAATAAAAAACTTTCCACGCAGGCGTCCCATACCATTCATTATGGGCATATCGTAGACCCGAAAACGGATGTAGTCGTGGAAGAAGTCATGGTTTCGCTGATGAGGGGGCCAAGGACTTTTACCCGGGAAGATGTAGTTGAAATCAACTGCCATGGCGGTTTGGTCAGTGTGAACCGCGTCCTGCAGCTTATCCTGAATCAGGGGGCACGGCTTGCGGAGCCGGGAGAATTTACTAAAAGAGCATTTTTGAATGGACGAATCGATTTATCGCAGGCGGAGGCCGTAATGGATTTGATCCGTGCGAAAACGGACCGTGCCATGAATGTGGCGATGGGCCAGATGGAAGGCCGTCTATCAAAGCTCATTCAAAAGCTTCGGCAGGAAATTCTTGAAACGCTTGCCCATGTGGAAGTGAATATCGACTATCCGGAATACGATGATGTCGAAGAAATGACCCACAAAATGCTGATTGAGAAAGCGCAGTTTGTCCGCGAAGAGATCGTGAAGCTCATCCGGACTTCCGAGCAGGGGAAGATTTTGCGAGAGGGGCTTTCGACTGTCATCATCGGCCGTCCGAATGTAGGGAAATCTTCTCTATTAAATAGTCTGGTCCACGAAAATAAAGCGATTGTGACGGATATCCCCGGTACAACCCGCGATGTGATCGAAGAGTATGTGAATGTCAGAGGCGTTCCTTTAAGGCTCGTGGATACAGCAGGAATTCGTGAAACAGAAGATATCGTTGAAAGAATAGGGGTCGAACGATCAAGGAAAGTCTTGAAAGAGGCGGATTTGATCCTATTGGTACTGAACTATTCTGATGAATTGACCATAGAAGATGAAAACTTATTCAAAGCAGTTGAAGGAATGGACGTCATTGTCATCATCAATAAGACGGACCTTCCGGAGAAAATTAATATGGACAAGGTGAAAGCCTTGGCCAAAGATCATAAAATCGTTTCAACCTCATTGCTGCAGGAGCAGGGAGTCGATGAACTCGAAGAAGCCATTTCAACGCTCTTCTTTGCAGGCTCCATTGAATCCGGCGATATGACATATGTGTCCAATAGCAGGCACGTCGCCCTCTTGAACCAGGCATTGAACGCAATCGAGGAAGCGATTAATGGAGTCGAAATGGGAACTCCGATTGATATTGTTCAAATCGATTTGACGCGCACATGGGAGCTGCTTGGTGAAATCACCGGCGATACAGTGCATGAAAGCTTGATCGATCAATTATTTTCTCAATTCTGCCTAGGGAAATAA